In a single window of the Raphanus sativus cultivar WK10039 chromosome 9, ASM80110v3, whole genome shotgun sequence genome:
- the LOC108826169 gene encoding auxin-responsive protein SAUR36-like — protein MKRVRGFKIGHRSVKIFKWIRSRRIQTMKRQHRSRVTNPIAGIRSLARCLSRGAKKLCAGKKISGQGQIQLGKDPKTAVPKGHLVVHVGESDGDTRRVVVPVIYFNHPLFGELLEQAERVHGFDQPGRITIPCRVSDFEKVQTRIAAWDHCRRKRTYKIL, from the coding sequence ATGAAGAGAGTCAGAGGTTTCAAAATTGGACATAGATCAGTCAAGATATTCAAATGGATCCGATCAAGAAGAATTCAAACAATGAAACGTCAGCACCGGTCACGAGTTACAAACCCGATCGCTGGAATCCGCTCACTAGCACGGTGTCTAAGCCGTGGAGCCAAGAAACTGTGCGCTGGCAAGAAGATTTCGGGCCAGGGTCAGATCCAGCTGGGCAAAGATCCAAAAACGGCTGTTCCGAAGGGACACTTGGTGGTTCACGTCGGCGAATCAGACGGCGACACGCGGCGCGTTGTAGTGCCGGTGATCTATTTCAATCATCCATTGTTCGGAGAATTGTTGGAACAAGCGGAGCGGGTTCATGGGTTCGATCAACCTGGCCGGATCACGATTCCCTGTCGGGTTTCTGATTTTGAGAAAGTTCAGACGAGGATCGCCGCATGGGATCATTGCCGCAGGAAGAGAACTTACAAGATTCTGTAG
- the LOC130499567 gene encoding uncharacterized protein LOC130499567 gives MTPPAVFAAVSAVAPVFVVPAVSADAAVSAAAAVPYTIFGSLRLGRTAQSLVGRLIRFWDAKDIDKNGELLGITFLLLDEKDSVIHGFIPANRVSHYRSSLVSGSIVRLECFEVARVSHMYKVTEHQFVIRFLPSTRMVGDQVVGPVIKTNGFMVRRIGHLQVLANTNLELPDVVGEIRSVQGSDLENNADTSRILVCLLIEP, from the exons ATGACTCCACCGGCTGTCTTCGCCGCCGTCTCTGCCGTCGCCCCCGTCTTTGTCGTCCCCGCCGTCTCCGCAGACGCCGCcgtctccgccgccgccgccgtcccATACACCATTTTCGGCTCACTCCGACTTGGCAGGACCGCCCAGTCTTTGGTCGGTAGACTCATCCGGTTCTGGGATGCTAAGGATATCGATAAGAACGGGGAACTATTGGGAATAACCTTTCTACTACTTGATGAGAAG GACTCGGTGATACACGGTTTCATCCCCGCTAACCGGGTCAGCCATTACCGGTCATCACTGGTGTCCGGTTCAATTGTCAGATTGGAGTGCTTTGAGGTTGCAAGGGTGTCCCATATGTATAAGGTCACCGAACATCAGTTTGTGATTCGATTCCTTCCTTCAACACGAATGGTCGGAGACCAAGTGGTTGGTCCTGTGATCAAAACCAACGGCTTCATGGTGAGGCGTATTGGCCATCTGCAAGTTCTTGCCAATACTAACTTGGAGCTTCCAG ATGTTGTAGGAGAGATCCGATCGGTGCAGGGTTCCGATCTGGAGAACAACGCAGACACGAGCAGGATTCTTGTCTGTCTCCTTATCGAACCGTAA
- the LOC108824946 gene encoding uncharacterized protein LOC108824946 — MTSPAASSAVPSVAAVSAVAAVPYSTFNSLRLGRSAQAVVGRIIRFWDAKNINKNGELLGITILLLDEMDTVIHCFIPANRVSYYRSSLVSGSIVRLERFEVGRVSEKYKVTEHQFLIRFLPSTRIVDVQVDAPVIKTNSFMVRRIGQFQVLANTNLELPGEIRSVQGSDLKNTADTTRIVVRLLIEPNVTVYVSLWDEAASTFRGFLKDGDRSQSVMLVTSVNPKLFGGNLYLNSTQGTTFFFDTSIPEIAEFIGGLGVTATQAYTCVDTLEGIKRKELVTIGDLNTYISNSNEQTQEADFLCKAQIVCVNQENGWSFVSCTGCNKKLERNGTSLDCTRCLTSDVTGVVRFRVELAVDDGKDSATFVVFDKEMSKQTKQDAAALALDVVHDGGEEQLPACLEELEGKKFVFHIHVTPFNFTPNHRTFTVSTMTEDDTLANHGKDQLERIPPHAEENVEVAGSTSGTGKADGLKKRKRGGRE, encoded by the exons ATGACTTCACCAGCTGCCTCATCCGCCGTCCCCTCCGTCGCTGCCGTCTCCGCCGTCGCTGCCGTCCCCTACTCCACCTTCAATTCACTCAGACTTGGAAGATCCGCCCAGGCTGTGGTCGGTAGGATCATCCGATTTTGGGATGCTAAGAACATCAATAAGAATGGGGAGCTTCTGGGAATAACCATTCTGCTCCTCGATGAGATG GACACTGTGATCCATTGTTTTATCCCAGCTAACCGGGTCAGCTATTACCGGTCGTCTCTGGTGTCTGGTTCAATCGTGAGATTGGAACGTTTTGAGGTTGGTAGGGTGTCCGAAAAGTACAAGGTCACCGAACATCAGTTTCTGATCCGATTCCTTCCTTCGACACGTATTGTTGACGTCCAGGTGGATGCCCCCGTGATCAAAACCAACAGCTTCATGGTGAGACGTATTGGCCAATTTCAAGTTCTCGCCAATACTAACTTGGAGCTTCCAG GGGAGATTCGCTCTGTGCAAGGTTCTGATCTCAAGAACACCGCGGACACGACCAGGATCGTTGTCCGCCTCCTAATCGAACC GAATGTAACCGTGTACGTTTCGTTGTGGGATGAGGCTGCGTCCACCTTTAGGGGTTTTTTGAAGGATGGGGATAGATCCCAGTCCGTGATGTTGGTGACCTCTGTTAATCCTAAGCTGTTTGGag GGAACCTATACCTGAACTCCACACAAGGAACTACGTTCTTTTTTGACACCAGCATCCCTGAGATAGCAGAGTTTATCGGCGGTCTTGGAGTTACAGCAACTCAGGCGTACACTTGTGTTGACACTCTCGAAGGGATCAAGAGAAAAGAGCTTGTCACCATTGGGGATCTGAACACGTACATCTCCAACTCCAATGAGCAG ACACAGGAAGCTGACTTTCTCTGCAAAGCACAGATTGTTTGTGTCAACCAGGAAAATGGCTGGTCATTTGTGTCATGCACTGGCTGCAACAAGAAATTGGAGAGGAATGGAACATCCCTTGACTGCACCAGATGTTTAACCTCTGACGTCACTGGTGTCGTCAG GTTCCGTGTTGAGCTCGCTGTCGATGATGGCAAAGACAGCGCCACGTTTGTTGTCTTCGATAAGGAGATGTCAAAACAGACTAAACAGGATGCTGCTGCTCTTGCCCTTGATGTG GTGCATGACGGTGGAGAGGAGCAACTCCCAGCATGTCTTGAAGAGTTAGAAGGGAAAAAGTTTGTGTTTCACATACATGTGACACCTTTCAACTTCACTCCTAACCACCGGACCTTCACCGTCTCTACCATGACTGAAGATGACACTTTGGCGAACCATGGAAAG GACCAACTTGAGAGGATCCCTCCCCACGCTGAGGAAAACGTGGAAGTGGCAGGTTCAACTTCGGGGACAGGGAAGGCAGATGGATTGAAGAAACGCAAGCGTGGTGGACGTGAGTAA
- the LOC130500146 gene encoding uncharacterized protein LOC130500146 produces the protein MMHGPCGKDRKNSPCMEDGVCTKKFPRSYVPHTQVNDTGYIVYKRRNTDQSVQKGNIKLDNQFVVPHNIEILKKYKAHVNVEWCNKSSAIKYLFKYITKGVDRAAFKFVKNTDQTGPSGSKKGKPRNEIDDFIEGRYLSACESMWRIFAFDIHHNTPAVQKLPVHLPGEQTAIFDEDEDLEDVQTRYLHGRTMLTEWFEMNRLYEEVRKIKYIEMLLYFVWDNSNKIYTRRKQRGSIGRIVNINPAAGDKYYLGILVSLLRGPTSYDDLYTVGDIKYDSFQEACYARGLLGSDKDWHDSMSDASQFSSPRSLRYLFVLILVFCQVSDPQKLWEHSWQDMAEDVLMHQRRVLRFPGLQLTPCELQHYTLIEIESMLQGFEKSLTQFTGMPLPNKGIMDDMKKKAMEKHNHFDITEEARTHQKLFDKLNQQQQAVYDAVIKSVYENEGKLFFLYGAGGTGKTFLYRTIIAALRSRRKKVIPVASSAIAALLLPGGRTAHSRFGIPLKLYEDTYCEVKPGTVLGNFLGESDLIIWDEAPMAHRHAFEAVDRTLKDILSVSDPSASTKPFGGKTILLGGDFRQILPVIPQGTRPETVNAALNRSLLWRNCEIFLLTQNMRVDPDEKAFADWILQVGDGRAEAEHQLMSNSETPEDQIFIDNTVLLPVNSDPLETLCSSAFSDFANDYTDRQKLRETAILTPRNVTVDEINNYLVSQVYQLISYVSKWVSQSCSCVT, from the exons ATGATGCATGGCCCCTGTGGGAAAGACAGGAAAAATTCTCCGTGCATGGAAGATGGTGTCTGTACTAAGAAGTTCCCCCGCAGCTATGTCCCGCACACCCAAGTCAACGACACTGGTTACATCGTCTATAAGCGCCGGAACACAGATCAGTCCGTTCAGAAGGGAAACATAAAGCTAGATAACCAGTTTGTCGTCCCACACAACATCGAGATACTGAAAAAATACAAGGCGCATGTCAACGTCGAATGGTGCAACAAATCAAGCGCCATCAAATATCTCTTCAAGTACATTACAAAAGGTGTTGATAGAGCCGCATTCAAGTTCGTAAAGAACACAGATCAGACTGGTCCCTCTGGTAGTAAAAAAGGAAAGCCAAGGAATGAGATAGATGATTTTATTGAGGGTAGGTACCTTTCAGCCTGTGAATCAATGTGGAGAATATTTGCTTTCGACATTCACCACAACACCCCAGCGGTACAGAAGTTGCCAGTCCACCTTCCTGGAGAACAGACGGCTATTTTTGATGAGGATGAAGACCTTGAGGATGTCCAGACCCGGTACCTACATGGGAGAACAATGTTAACCGAGTGGTTCGAAATGAACAGACTCTACGAGGAGGttaggaaaataaaatacatcGAGATGCTGCTTTATTTTGTGTGGGACAATTCAAACAAAATTTACACAAGAAGAAAGCAGAGAGGAAGCATTGGGAGAATCGTCAACATAAACCCAGCAGCTGGCGACAAATATTACCTTGGCATTTTGGTGAGCCTGCTTCGAGGCCCTACAAGCTATGATGATCTGTACACAGTGGGTGACATCAAGTATGATTCTTTCCAAGAAGCCTGCTATGCAAGAGGCTTGCTCGGGTCAGACAAGGACTGGCATGATTCAATGTCGGATGCATCACAGTTCTCATCTCCAAGAAGTCTTCGTTATCTTTTTGTGCTCATCCTCGTCTTTTGTCAAGTCTCAGATCCACAAAAACTTTGGGAACACTCTTGGCAGGACATGGCAGAAGATGTGCTCATGCACCAGAGACGTGTGCTTAGATTCCCTGGCCTTCAGCTGACACCATGCGAACTCCAGCATTACACTCTCATCGAGATAGAAAGCATGTTACAAGGTTTTGAGAAGTCATTGACTCAGTTCACGGGAATGCCACTTCCTAACAAAGGTATTATGGATGacatgaaaaaaaaagcaatggAGAAGCACAACCACTTTGACATAACCGAGGAAGCCAGGACCCACCAGAAGCTTTTTGATAAACTCAACCAGCAACAACAAGCAGTCTATGATGCAGTGATCAAGTCCGTGTATGAGAACGAAGGCAagcttttctttctttatggAGCAGGAGGTACAGGTAAAACATTTCTGTACCGAACAATCATCGCAGCTTTAAGATCGAGAAGAAAGAAGGTGATCCCAGTAGCATCCTCCGCCATTGCCGCTCTTCTCTTACCTGGAGGACGAACAGCACATTCAAGATTCGGTATCCCACTCAAGCTTTACGAAGACACCTACTGCGAAGTTAAACCCGGAACAGTCTTAGGAAACTTCCTAGGCGAATCAGACCTGATCATCTGGGACGAAGCACCTATGGCACATCGCCACGCGTTTGAAGCTGTTGATCGTACTCTCAAAGATATTTTGTCTGTCTCAGATCCATCGGCATCAACGAAACCTTTTGGTGGCAAGACCATTCTTCTAGGAGGTGACTTCCGCCAGATATTGCCAGTAATCCCACAAGGAACAAGACCAGAAACAGTCAACGCAGCTCTTAATCGTTCGCTCTTATGGAGAAACTGCGAGATATTCCTTCTCACACAGAACATGCGTGTAGATCCGGATGAAAAGGCTTTCGCAGACTGGATTCTTCAGGTTGGTGATGGCAGAGCAGAAGCAGAACATCAGCTAATGTCCAACAGTGAAACACCAGAAGATCAAATATTCATAGACAACACTGTTCTACTCCCTGTCAATTCAGACCCTTTGGAGACACTTTGCTCTTCTGCATTTTCGGATTTTGCAAATGACTACACAGATCGGCAAAAACTCAGGGAAACAGCCATCTTGACACCAAGAAATGTCACGGTTGACGAGATCAACAATTATCTGGTGTCTCAA GTTTACCAGCTCATAAGCTACGTCTCAAAGTGGGTGTCCCAGTCATGCTCCTGCGTAACCTGA